One Chanodichthys erythropterus isolate Z2021 chromosome 10, ASM2448905v1, whole genome shotgun sequence DNA segment encodes these proteins:
- the LOC137027711 gene encoding interferon-induced protein 44-like gives MHKGSQCYFHTASALRKWQFKEAMNRKIKGKMHKRQVRDDTTNSLTSDLTEEKRKQLCGLLGNVELTLLYRASVHGYNASSFHQQCDRQGPTLLVAYNRSGYIFGGYTSVDYAQSGQHITDEEAFLFSFQGKIPVCIKINTGHYARYDDAGGPNFGQKLYFCYNNQPVVYNQGGAAFTVNAATMYGNDTQLTECEVYKVEQSSQISAEEKPWRNVLWTAERRDELMESIRNYKSMMTSVNQIRILMIGPVGAGKSSFFNSINSIFMGRITSKAMSGSAGTSLTTQFRTYPVKDGREGKPLPFVLCDTMGLEEQSGAGLDIEDISSILQGHVPDLYKFSSITPFQPDEQKASKPASLQEKIHCVVYVIDATKISLMSDKLEGKLAAIRRKVNSLGIAQIVLMTKVDEACPLVEEDLQSLYVSSYIKTKVQEVSSRLGVPVSCVLPVKNYSQELELELNCDVLLLTALQQMLNFADDYLDDVCHM, from the exons ATGCACAAGGGAAGTCAGTGTTACTTTCACACAGCGAGTGCTCTACGAAAG TGGCAGTTTAAAGAAGCAATGAACAGAAAGATTAAAGGAAA GATGCATAAAAGACAAGTCAGAGATGATACCACAAACTCCCTCACTTCTGATTTAACAGAGGAGAAAAGAAAGCAGCTTTGTGGATTACTGGGGAATGTTGAACTGACTCTTCTCTACAGAGCTTCTGTTCATGGATATAATGCTTCTTCCTTCCACCAGCAATGTGACCGTCAGGGTCCAACATTACTTGTGGCCTACAACCGTTCAGGCTACATCTTTGGTGGATACACTAGTGTAGATTATGCTCAAAGCGGGCAGCATATTACAGACGAAGAAGCTTTCCTGTTCAGCTTTCAAGGCAAGATCCCTGTGTGcatcaaaattaacactggacATTATGCACGTTATGATGATGCTGGAGGACCCAACTTTGGCCAAAAGCTGTACTTTTGCTACAACAACCAACCAGTTGTGTATAATCAAGGAGGGGCTGCATTTACTGTTAATGCGGCAACAATGTATGGGAACGACACTCAACTAACTGAATGTGAGGTGTACAAAGTGGAACAGA GTTCTCAAATCAGTGCAGAAGAGAAACCATGGAGGAATGTTCTATGGACAGCTGA ACGAAGAGACGAGCTCATGGAATCGATCAGGAATTATAAATCCATGATGACGTCTGTGAATCAGATCAGAATCCTAATGATCGGTCCTGTAGGTGCTGGAAAATCCAGTTTCTTCAACTCCATCAACTCCATCTTCATGGGCCGCATAACCAGTAAAGCCATGTCAGGATCTGCAGGCACTAGCCTCACCACACAG TTTCGCACATACCCAGTGAAAGACGGTCGTGAGGGAAAGCCACTGCCGTTTGTGTTGTGTGACACCATGGGACTCGAGGAGCAATCGGGTGCAGGACTGGATATTGAGGACATCAGCAGCATTCTTCAAGGTCACGTACCAGACCTCTATAAA TTCAGCTCCATTACACCGTTTCAACCGGATGAGCAAAAGGCCTCCAAACCTGCATCTCTACAGGAGAAGATCCACTGTGTGGTGTACGTGATAGACGCCACCAAAATCTCCCTCATGTCTGACAAACTAGAGGGAAAACTTGCTGCCATACGCAGAAAAGTGAACTCACTGG GCATTGCTCAGATCGTCTTGATGACAAAAGTAGATGAAGCATGTCCTCTAGTGGAGGAAGATCTTCAAAGCCTTTATGTCAGTTCCTACATCAAGACGAAG GTTCAGGAGGTGAGCTCTCGGTTGGGTGTGCCGGTGTCTTGTGTGTTACCGGTGAAGAACTACAGTCAGGAGCTGGAGCTGGAGCTCAACTGTGACGTCCTGCTACTCACCGCTCTACAGCAGATGCTCAACTTTGCAGACGACTATCTGGATgatgtttgtcacatgtag
- the LOC137027713 gene encoding interferon-induced protein 44-like: protein MYTIAGSGATNTSKLTEEQRKQLCGLLGNVELTLLYKASVHGYNASTFHQRCDRQGPTLLVAYNRAGYIFGGYTSVEYAQSGQHIRDVDAFLFSFQGNNPVCFNVSSGCNARLDNTGGPNFGQKLYFCYNNQPVVYDQSGQIYDNAFTFSSATLYGNDTQLTECEVYKVEQRSTQVSIKEKPWRNVLWTAERRDELMKMIRNHKPLITSVSRVRILMIGPVGAGKSSFFNSINSIFMGRMTSKAMSGSAGTSLTTQFRTYPVKDGREGKPLPFVLCDTMGLEEQSGAGLDIEDISSILQGHVPDRYKFNPTSSFQPDEQKASKPASLQEKIHCVVYVIDATKISLMSDKLEEKLAAIRRKVNSLGIAQIVLMTKVDEACSLVEEDLQSLYVSSYIKTKVQEVSSRLGVPVSCVLPVKNYSQELELELNCDVLLLTALQQMLNFADDYLDDVDPV, encoded by the exons ATGTATACTATTGCTGGATCCGGAGCGACCAACACCTCTAAATTAACCGAAGAGCAAAGAAAGCAGCTTTGTGGATTACTGGGGAATGTGGAACTGACACTTCTCTACAAAGCTTCTGTTCATGGATATAATGCTTCTACCTTCCACCAGCGATGTGACCGTCAGGGTCCAACATTACTTGTAGCCTACAACCGTGCAGGCTACATCTTTGGTGGATACACTAGTGTAGAGTATGCTCAAAGTGGGCAGCATATTAGAGATGTGGATGCTTTCCTGTTCAGCTTTCAAGGCAATAATCCTGTGTGCTTCAATGTTAGCAGTGGATGTAATGCCCGTCTTGATAACACTGGAGGACCCAACTTTGGCCAAAAGCTGTACTTTTGCTACAACAACCAACCAGTTGTATATGATCAATCAGGGCAAATATATGACAATGCATTCACTTTTAGTTCTGCAACACTATATGGGAACGACACTCAGCTGACTGAATGCGAGGTGTACAAAGTGGAGCAAA GAAGTACTCAGGTCAGTATCAAGGAGAAACCATGGAGGAATGTTCTGTGGACAGCTGA ACGAAGAGACGAACTCATGAAAATGATAAGGAATCATAAACCCCTGATAACATCTGTCAGTCGTGTTCGAATCCTAATGATCGGTCCTGTAGGTGCTGGAAAATCCAGTTTCTTCAACTCCATCAACTCCATCTTCATGGGCCGCATGACCAGTAAAGCCATGTCAGGATCTGCAGGCACTAGCCTCACCACACAG TTTCGCACATACCCAGTGAAAGACGGTCGTGAGGGAAAGCCACTGCCGTTTGTGTTGTGTGACACCATGGGACTCGAGGAGCAATCGGGTGCAGGACTGGATATTGAGGACATCAGCAGCATTCTTCAAGGTCACGTACCAGACCGCTATAAA TTCAACCCCACATCATCATTTCAACCGGATGAGCAAAAGGCCTCCAAACCTGCATCTCTACAGGAGAAGATCCACTGTGTGGTGTACGTGATAGACGCCACCAAAATCTCCCTCATGTCTGACAAACTAGAGGAAAAACTTGCTGCCATACGCAGAAAAGTGAACTCACTGG GCATTGCTCAGATCGTCTTGATGACAAAAGTAGATGAAGCATGTTCTCTAGTGGAGGAAGATCTTCAAAGCCTTTATGTCAGTTCCTACATCAAGACGAAG GTTCAGGAGGTGAGCTCTCGGTTGGGTGTGCCGGTGTCTTGTGTGTTACCGGTGAAGAACTACAGTCAGGAGCTGGAGCTGGAGCTCAACTGTGACGTCCTGCTACTCACCGCTCTACAGCAGATGCTCAACTTTGCAGACGACTATCTGGATGATGTTGATCCTGTGTAG
- the LOC137027712 gene encoding interferon-induced protein 44-like isoform X1, with protein MQKAKVRKVSMDTLTSNLPEERREQLCASLGNVELTLLYKASVHGYNASAFHQRCDRQGPTLLVAYNRSGYIFGGYTSVDYTQSGRDITDEEAFLFSFQGGTCSYIKVNSGYNARYDDAQGPNFGQQLYFCYNNQPVVYYQGGSAFNINTSSIYGKDTQLSECEVYKVEQEPQASIEEKPWRKVLWTAERKDELMKMIRNHKPLMASVSRVSILMIGPVGAGKSSFFNSINSIFTGHVTSKAMSGSAGTSLTVQFRTYPVKDGREGKPLPFVLCDTMGLEERSGAGLDIEDISSILQGHVPDRYKFNPMAPFQPDEQKASKPASLQEKIHCVVYVIDATKISLMSDKLEEKHAAIRRKVNSLGIAQIVLMTKVDEACSLVEEDLQSIYVSSYIKAKVQEVSSRLGVPVSCVLPVKNYSQELELELNCDVLLLTALQQMLRFADDYFDDIRPVEGKPI; from the exons ATGCAAAAAGCCAAAGTTAGAAAAGTCAGCATGGATACCCTCACTTCTAATTTACCTGAAGAGCGAAGAGAACAGCTATGTGCCTCACTAGGGAATGTGGAACTGACTCTTCTCTACAAAGCTTCTGTTCATGGATATAATGCTTCTGCCTTCCACCAGCGATGTGACCGTCAGGGTCCAACATTACTTGTAGCCTACAACCGTTCAGGCTACATATTTGGTGGATACACTAGTGTAGATTATACTCAAAGTGGACGGGATATTACAGATGAGGAAGCTTTCCTGTTCAGCTTTCAAGGTGGAACCTGTAGCTATATCAAAGTTAACAGTGGATATAATGCACGTTATGATGATGCTCAAGGGCCAAACTTTGGTCAACAGTTGTACTTTTGCTACAACAACCAACCAGTTGTGTATTATCAAGGAGGGAGTGCATTCAACATTAATACCTCATCAATATATGGGAAGGACACTCAACTGAGTGAATGCGAGGTGTACAAAGTGGAACAGG AGCCTCAAGCCAGCATTGAGGAGAAACCATGGAGGAAAGTTCTGTGGACAGCTGA ACGAAAAGATGAACTCATGAAAATGATCAGGAATCATAAACCCCTGATGGCATCTGTGAGTCGGGTCAGTATCCTAATGATCGGTCCTGTAGGTGCTGGAAAATCCAGTTTCTTCAACTCCATCAACTCCATCTTCACTGGTCATGTGACCAGCAAAGCCATGTCAGGATCTGCAGGCACTAGTCTGACCGTACAG TTTCGCACATACCCAGTGAAAGACGGTCGTGAGGGAAAGCCACTGCCGTTTGTATTGTGTGACACCATGGGACTCGAGGAGCGATCGGGTGCAGGACTGGATATTGAGGACATCAGCAGCATTCTTCAAGGTCACGTACCAGACCGCTATAAA TTCAACCCTATGGCACCATTTCAACCAGATGAGCAAAAGGCCTCCAAACCTGCATCTCTACAGGAGAAGATCCACTGTGTGGTGTACGTGATAGACGCCACCAAAATTTCCCTCATGTCTGACAAACTAGAGGAAAAACATGCTGCCATACGTAGAAAAGTGAACTCACTGG GCATTGCTCAGATTGTCTTGATGACAAAAGTAGATGAAGCATGTTCTCTAGTGGAGGAAGATCTTCAAAGCATTTATGTCAGTTCCTACATCAAGGCGAAG GTTCAGGAGGTGAGCTCTCGGTTGGGTGTGCCGGTGTCTTGCGTGTTACCGGTGAAGAACTACAGTCAGGAGCTGGAGCTGGAGCTCAACTGTGACGTCCTGCTTCTCACCGCTCTACAGCAGATGCTTCGTTTTGCAGATGACTATTTTGATGACATACGTCCTGTGGAGGGCAAacctatatag
- the LOC137027712 gene encoding interferon-induced protein 44-like isoform X2 — MQKAKVRKVSMDTLTSNLPEERREQLCASLGNVELTLLYKASVHGYNASAFHQRCDRQGPTLLVAYNRSGYIFGGYTSVDYTQSGRDITDEEAFLFSFQGGTCSYIKVNSGYNARYDDAQGPNFGQQLYFCYNNQPVVYYQGGSAFNINTSSIYGKDTQLSECEVYKVEQEPQASIEEKPWRKVLWTAERKDELMKMIRNHKPLMASVSRFRTYPVKDGREGKPLPFVLCDTMGLEERSGAGLDIEDISSILQGHVPDRYKFNPMAPFQPDEQKASKPASLQEKIHCVVYVIDATKISLMSDKLEEKHAAIRRKVNSLGIAQIVLMTKVDEACSLVEEDLQSIYVSSYIKAKVQEVSSRLGVPVSCVLPVKNYSQELELELNCDVLLLTALQQMLRFADDYFDDIRPVEGKPI; from the exons ATGCAAAAAGCCAAAGTTAGAAAAGTCAGCATGGATACCCTCACTTCTAATTTACCTGAAGAGCGAAGAGAACAGCTATGTGCCTCACTAGGGAATGTGGAACTGACTCTTCTCTACAAAGCTTCTGTTCATGGATATAATGCTTCTGCCTTCCACCAGCGATGTGACCGTCAGGGTCCAACATTACTTGTAGCCTACAACCGTTCAGGCTACATATTTGGTGGATACACTAGTGTAGATTATACTCAAAGTGGACGGGATATTACAGATGAGGAAGCTTTCCTGTTCAGCTTTCAAGGTGGAACCTGTAGCTATATCAAAGTTAACAGTGGATATAATGCACGTTATGATGATGCTCAAGGGCCAAACTTTGGTCAACAGTTGTACTTTTGCTACAACAACCAACCAGTTGTGTATTATCAAGGAGGGAGTGCATTCAACATTAATACCTCATCAATATATGGGAAGGACACTCAACTGAGTGAATGCGAGGTGTACAAAGTGGAACAGG AGCCTCAAGCCAGCATTGAGGAGAAACCATGGAGGAAAGTTCTGTGGACAGCTGA ACGAAAAGATGAACTCATGAAAATGATCAGGAATCATAAACCCCTGATGGCATCTGTGAGTCGG TTTCGCACATACCCAGTGAAAGACGGTCGTGAGGGAAAGCCACTGCCGTTTGTATTGTGTGACACCATGGGACTCGAGGAGCGATCGGGTGCAGGACTGGATATTGAGGACATCAGCAGCATTCTTCAAGGTCACGTACCAGACCGCTATAAA TTCAACCCTATGGCACCATTTCAACCAGATGAGCAAAAGGCCTCCAAACCTGCATCTCTACAGGAGAAGATCCACTGTGTGGTGTACGTGATAGACGCCACCAAAATTTCCCTCATGTCTGACAAACTAGAGGAAAAACATGCTGCCATACGTAGAAAAGTGAACTCACTGG GCATTGCTCAGATTGTCTTGATGACAAAAGTAGATGAAGCATGTTCTCTAGTGGAGGAAGATCTTCAAAGCATTTATGTCAGTTCCTACATCAAGGCGAAG GTTCAGGAGGTGAGCTCTCGGTTGGGTGTGCCGGTGTCTTGCGTGTTACCGGTGAAGAACTACAGTCAGGAGCTGGAGCTGGAGCTCAACTGTGACGTCCTGCTTCTCACCGCTCTACAGCAGATGCTTCGTTTTGCAGATGACTATTTTGATGACATACGTCCTGTGGAGGGCAAacctatatag
- the LOC137028112 gene encoding interferon-induced protein 44-like, giving the protein MLPSLKMKKCLGKHNMDLHASDLTEEQRKQLRSLLGNVELTLLYKASFHGHHASTFHQQCDRQGPTLHVAYNYLGYIFGGYTSVDYTQSGRQITDKEAFLFSIKDKVFICIKINSGHYVRFDNAKGPNFGQQLYLCYNNQPVVNYQKGNAFSCDAKTLYGDDTELSDFEVYKVEHILQVKEKPWRNVLWTADQRAELIEKIRNQKPLITSVSRSQILMIGPVGAGKSSFFNSINSIFMGHMTSKAMPGSAGTSLTTQFRTYPVKDGREGKPLPFVLCDTMGLEEQSGAGLDIEDISSILQGHVPDRYKFNPITPFQPDEQKASKPASLQEKIHCVVYMIDATKISLMSYKLEGKLAAIRRKVNSLGIPQMVLMTKVDKACSLVEEDLQSLYVSSYIKTKVQEVSSRLGVPVSCVLPVKNYSQELELELNCDVLLLTALQQMLNFADDYLDEVCPVVDKPK; this is encoded by the exons ATGCTACCAAG CTTAAAGATGAAAAAATGTTTGGGAAAGCACAACATGGACTTGCACGCTTCTGATTTAACAGAAGAGCAAAGAAAGCAGCTCCGTTCCTTGCTGGGGAATGTTGAACTGACTCTTCTCTACAAAGCTTCTTTTCATGGACATCATGCTTCTACCTTCCACCAGCAATGTGACCGTCAGGGTCCAACATTACATGTTGCCTACAACTATTTAGGCTACATCTTTGGTGGATACACTAGTGTAGATTATACTCAAAGTGGCCGGCAAATTACGGATAAGGAAGCTTTCCTGTTCAGCATTAAAGATAAAGTCTTTATCTGCATCAAAATTAACAGTGGACATTATGTACGTTTTGATAATGCTAAAGGGCCCAATTTTGGCCAACAGTTGTACTTGTGCTACAACAATCAACCTGTTGTGAATTATCAAAAAGGGAATGCATTCAGTTGTGATGCTAAAACACTGTATGGGGACGACACTGAGCTGAGTGATTTTGAGGTGTACAAAGTCGAACACA TCCTTCAGGTCAAGGAGAAACCATGGAGGAATGTTCTGTGGACAGCTGA TCAAAGAGCAGAGCTCATTGAAAAGATCAGGAATCAGAAACCCCTGATAACATCTGTCAGCCGATCTCAAATCCTAATGATCGGTCCTGTAGGTGCTGGAAAATCCAGTTTCTTCAACTCCATCAACTCCATCTTCATGGGCCACATGACCAGTAAAGCCATGCCAGGATCTGCAGGCACTAGCCTCACCACACAG TTTCGCACATACCCAGTGAAAGACGGTCGTGAGGGAAAGCCACTGCCGTTTGTGTTGTGTGACACCATGGGACTCGAGGAGCAATCGGGTGCAGGACTGGATATTGAGGACATCAGCAGCATTCTTCAAGGTCACGTACCAGACCGCTATAAA TTCAACCCCATTACACCGTTTCAACCGGATGAGCAAAAGGCCTCCAAACCTGCATCTCTACAGGAGAAGATCCACTGTGTGGTGTACATGATAGACGCCACCAAAATCTCCCTCATGTCTTACAAACTAGAGGGAAAACTTGCTGCCATACGCAGAAAAGTGAACTCACTGG gcaTTCCCCAGATggttttaatgacaaaagtaGATAAAGCATGCTCTCTAGTGGAGGAAGATCTTCAAAGCCTTTATGTCAGTTCCTACATCAAGACGAAG GTTCAGGAGGTGAGCTCTCGGTTGGGTGTGCCGGTGTCTTGTGTGTTACCGGTGAAGAACTACAGTCAGGAGCTGGAGCTGGAGCTCAACTGTGACGTCCTGCTTCTCACCGCTCTACAGCAGATGCTCAACTTTGCAGACGACTATCTGGATGAGGTTTGTCCTGTGGTGGACAAACCCAAATAA